One segment of Patescibacteria group bacterium DNA contains the following:
- a CDS encoding DUF192 domain-containing protein — protein MSRIFFLIIILIGISLSGCSLTARQKVAVPPAENEDASTQRVTTITLNGIPVQVEVMRTPEEKAKGFSGRAGLDEGKGMLFVFDPPSMPSFWMKEMRFSIDIIWIYHDKVIGVTPNVPAPVNEYSPLPTYSPPSLVTHVLEVPAGWAEKNEINNDVGVSGNR, from the coding sequence ATGTCCCGTATCTTTTTTCTCATCATAATTCTAATAGGTATTTCTTTATCCGGCTGCTCCCTCACCGCCCGGCAAAAAGTTGCCGTGCCTCCGGCGGAAAATGAAGATGCGTCAACGCAAAGAGTTACCACGATCACCCTCAACGGCATTCCCGTGCAGGTTGAGGTAATGCGCACGCCAGAAGAGAAAGCCAAAGGGTTTTCAGGCAGGGCAGGTTTGGATGAAGGGAAGGGAATGCTCTTTGTCTTCGATCCTCCCTCCATGCCTTCATTCTGGATGAAGGAGATGCGGTTCTCGATTGATATCATCTGGATTTACCACGATAAGGTCATCGGCGTTACGCCCAACGTGCCCGCGCCAGTCAATGAATATTCACCGTTGCCAACCTACTCTCCTCCCAGCCTCGTGACCCATGTCCTTGAGGTACCCGCAGGGTGGGCTGAAAAAAATGAGATTAATAATGATGTAGGAGTATCAGGGAATAGGTAG
- a CDS encoding nucleoside monophosphate kinase, which translates to MESHAKNEPLTVILFGSAGSGKGTQGDFILKALNLEKVEAGEIVREKAKEDSAWGRHVKDVYESGRYLPDEEVLQLVEEKIISIPSHKGLLIDGYPRRVGQARQLEDMLRRLGRTNVKALVIEVQGEELKRRLLNRSVCVNGHILIGRNFTQCPIDGAAVEVRDYDTNEQAIMKRIQFYQEEVVPAVEYFRTKGWVVEVNGEQTVVEVRKEIFRKLGIH; encoded by the coding sequence ATGGAATCTCATGCAAAGAATGAACCTCTTACGGTGATCCTCTTCGGCTCTGCTGGCTCCGGCAAGGGCACGCAAGGGGATTTTATATTAAAAGCGCTCAATTTGGAAAAAGTGGAAGCAGGGGAGATCGTACGCGAAAAAGCAAAAGAGGACTCGGCGTGGGGGCGTCACGTGAAAGACGTATACGAATCAGGAAGGTACTTGCCTGATGAGGAAGTATTGCAACTGGTGGAGGAAAAAATTATTTCCATCCCTTCGCACAAGGGTTTGCTTATAGATGGGTATCCGCGGCGGGTCGGGCAAGCGAGACAGCTCGAGGACATGCTTCGGCGCCTCGGGCGTACCAACGTAAAAGCGCTTGTCATCGAAGTGCAAGGAGAAGAGTTGAAACGGCGGCTGTTGAACCGCAGCGTATGCGTGAATGGTCATATATTAATCGGGCGTAATTTTACGCAGTGCCCGATTGATGGCGCAGCGGTGGAAGTGCGCGATTACGACACCAATGAACAAGCGATAATGAAACGCATCCAATTTTATCAGGAGGAAGTGGTGCCCGCCGTTGAGTATTTTCGCACGAAAGGATGGGTGGTGGAGGTGAACGGCGAACAGACGGTGGTGGAGGTACGAAAAGAAATTTTCAGGAAATTAGGAATACATTAA
- the secY gene encoding preprotein translocase subunit SecY yields MAITDRLHQIWSDKELRMKILFVLGMLTIFRVAAHIPIPGVDIGVLRQFFASNQVLGLLNLFSGGGLENFSIVALGVGPYITASIILQLLQMVVPSLEELSKEGESGNRKINQYTRMLTIPMAILQSYGVITILRQSSSLGGQIVGSFTLSTWILTILTLTAGTVFLMWVGELISEKKVGNGISLLIFAGIIAGLPQTVQRTFAVYTSTQFLSIIIFAVIAIVTVAGIVFITEAQRNIPITYAKQIRGLRTLGGAVTHLPMRVNQAGVIPIIFAISIVLFPSLLAQFFLRADALWLRNAAETIIRIFQNQLFYGIIYFVLVFGFTYFYTAVVFHPDKIAENLQKQGGFVPGIRPGRETAVYLNNVSNRIMLAGALFLSIIAILPIIMQSVFNLSTLVIGGTSILIVVSVVIETVQQINAQLVMRDYESI; encoded by the coding sequence ATGGCTATTACAGACCGTTTGCATCAAATTTGGAGCGACAAGGAGTTGAGGATGAAGATATTGTTTGTCCTCGGGATGCTGACGATATTCCGCGTGGCTGCCCATATCCCCATTCCCGGCGTTGACATCGGCGTGCTGCGCCAGTTTTTTGCGTCTAACCAGGTGCTGGGGCTTTTAAACCTTTTTTCAGGAGGAGGGTTGGAAAATTTTTCAATCGTCGCGCTCGGCGTAGGGCCGTATATCACCGCATCCATTATCCTCCAGCTTTTGCAAATGGTAGTGCCGAGCCTTGAGGAGCTCTCAAAAGAAGGGGAAAGCGGAAATCGGAAAATTAACCAATATACCCGCATGCTCACGATCCCCATGGCCATTCTGCAGAGCTACGGGGTGATTACCATCCTCAGGCAGTCTTCTTCGCTCGGCGGGCAAATCGTAGGGTCGTTCACCCTTTCCACATGGATTCTCACCATTCTTACCCTTACTGCGGGTACGGTGTTTCTCATGTGGGTGGGCGAACTTATTTCAGAGAAAAAAGTGGGGAACGGCATATCGCTCCTCATCTTTGCGGGTATCATCGCAGGGCTTCCGCAGACAGTGCAGCGGACGTTCGCCGTATATACCTCCACCCAATTCCTTTCGATCATCATATTTGCGGTGATTGCCATAGTCACGGTGGCGGGCATTGTGTTCATCACGGAAGCGCAGCGCAACATCCCCATCACTTACGCAAAACAAATACGAGGCTTGAGGACCTTGGGCGGCGCGGTCACCCATCTGCCCATGCGGGTGAACCAGGCGGGAGTGATCCCCATCATTTTTGCGATTTCCATCGTATTATTCCCCTCGCTCTTGGCGCAATTTTTCCTGCGCGCGGATGCATTGTGGCTGCGCAATGCTGCTGAAACAATCATTAGGATTTTCCAGAACCAGCTCTTCTATGGGATTATCTATTTTGTATTGGTGTTCGGGTTTACGTATTTTTATACCGCGGTGGTATTCCATCCTGATAAGATTGCGGAAAATCTCCAGAAGCAAGGAGGTTTCGTGCCCGGAATACGGCCGGGGAGGGAGACCGCGGTGTACCTCAACAATGTGTCCAACCGCATTATGCTTGCAGGCGCGCTCTTTTTAAGCATCATTGCGATTTTGCCCATCATCATGCAGTCGGTGTTTAACCTCTCAACCCTTGTCATAGGCGGCACGTCCATCCTCATCGTGGTATCCGTGGTGATCGAAACTGTCCAGCAGATCAATGCGCAGCTGGTAATGAGGGATTATGAGAGTATCTGA
- the ruvX gene encoding Holliday junction resolvase RuvX: MKILGIDYGRKHVGLAVTDEEGKMAFPYKTLEVTSRKKLFQDLEKIVEFEGILKSVVGLPLTLKGAQGAASSEVQKFVCELEEFLNVPVETVDERFTTAEAKKKNQGKSADEHALAAQLLLDTYLNNTTGHSPFNVIPDQNLPRTEIRGRGSRNKHNNID, from the coding sequence ATGAAAATTCTCGGAATAGATTATGGCAGAAAGCATGTGGGGCTTGCCGTGACTGACGAAGAAGGGAAGATGGCTTTTCCTTATAAAACATTGGAGGTCACGAGCCGCAAAAAGCTCTTTCAAGACCTTGAGAAGATCGTAGAATTTGAAGGCATACTTAAATCAGTGGTAGGTTTACCGCTTACCCTTAAAGGCGCGCAAGGCGCCGCATCCTCTGAAGTGCAGAAATTCGTATGTGAATTGGAAGAATTCCTGAATGTGCCGGTGGAAACGGTAGATGAGCGTTTCACCACGGCAGAAGCCAAAAAAAAGAATCAAGGTAAGAGCGCGGACGAACACGCGCTCGCGGCGCAATTGTTACTTGATACATACTTAAATAATACTACTGGACATTCACCATTCAATGTCATCCCCGACCAGAACCTGCCCCGTACCGAGATACGGGGTCGGGGATCCAGAAATAAGCATAATAATATTGATTGA
- a CDS encoding YbaB/EbfC family nucleoid-associated protein, translating into MTIFSKIKAVRDLRSQAKEMQSVLQDVHVETEHKGTKIMLNGNLEVESLTLNRERSVSDLQNDLKDLLNDALKKTQRKMAETMRASGKMNLPGLS; encoded by the coding sequence ATGACTATCTTCTCCAAGATCAAAGCAGTGCGCGACCTGCGCTCGCAAGCGAAAGAAATGCAATCCGTGCTCCAGGACGTCCACGTGGAAACGGAACACAAAGGCACAAAAATCATGCTCAACGGAAACCTCGAAGTGGAAAGCCTCACGCTCAACCGCGAACGCAGCGTATCTGATCTGCAAAACGACCTGAAAGACCTCCTCAACGACGCGCTGAAAAAAACCCAGCGCAAGATGGCGGAAACCATGCGAGCATCTGGAAAAATGAATTTACCAGGCCTCTCTTAA
- a CDS encoding alcohol dehydrogenase catalytic domain-containing protein translates to MSASIQALTLDLEKDGWETSRGFMKREVLYPELNERLDPKEAAFIILKILYAGICGSDRGIWKRQAFSEMIHTSLKREGKRMRILGHEFLGEVVAAGSQVEHLYGIKEGDMVTGDSHVTCGKCLQCRTGMQEVCQDQLILGISIDGVFAEYVKLPARNLWRVDTGAVRPEICAIYDPIGNAVHALTSLELRGATVAIFGCGQIGLFSIALARRYGASLIIGIDTDRSQLDMAKALGAHHTIKIERKDKAHEYAADTEVVEAIKGITRGKGVNIAMEMAGFNSSVNNCLEAVRPGGHVVFFGIKDGDFVITNFSRMVMKGITIHNIIGRQIFNTWHTMHRLLSDVSNGLQDDIWNIILRGGNGTVIPLSAFTPELLEQKMAEHPKLIFDMQK, encoded by the coding sequence ATGTCCGCCTCCATCCAAGCTCTCACGCTCGACCTCGAAAAAGACGGATGGGAGACCTCGCGCGGATTTATGAAGCGCGAGGTGCTTTATCCGGAGCTTAATGAGCGCCTTGACCCGAAGGAGGCGGCGTTTATCATTTTGAAAATTCTCTACGCGGGGATATGCGGTTCTGACCGCGGGATTTGGAAACGCCAGGCGTTCTCGGAGATGATCCACACATCATTGAAGCGCGAGGGCAAGCGCATGCGCATTTTAGGGCATGAATTTTTAGGCGAAGTCGTTGCGGCGGGGTCGCAGGTGGAGCATCTCTACGGCATTAAGGAAGGGGACATGGTTACGGGAGACTCGCACGTTACGTGCGGGAAATGCCTGCAGTGCCGCACGGGGATGCAAGAGGTGTGCCAAGACCAGCTCATCCTCGGCATCAGCATTGACGGGGTCTTTGCAGAATACGTGAAGCTGCCGGCAAGGAATCTCTGGAGGGTTGATACGGGCGCGGTGCGGCCGGAAATTTGCGCCATCTATGATCCGATCGGCAATGCCGTGCATGCGCTTACCTCTCTGGAGCTGCGCGGCGCTACAGTCGCTATTTTTGGATGCGGGCAAATAGGGCTTTTCTCCATTGCGCTCGCTCGCCGATACGGGGCATCGCTCATCATAGGGATTGACACTGACCGCAGCCAGTTGGATATGGCCAAAGCATTGGGAGCTCACCATACCATTAAGATTGAGAGAAAGGATAAAGCCCATGAGTATGCGGCTGATACAGAAGTCGTAGAGGCGATAAAGGGCATCACACGCGGCAAGGGGGTCAATATTGCCATGGAAATGGCAGGCTTTAATTCCTCGGTCAATAACTGCCTTGAGGCGGTGCGTCCGGGCGGCCATGTGGTATTTTTCGGCATCAAGGACGGGGATTTCGTAATCACAAATTTTTCCCGCATGGTGATGAAAGGCATCACCATCCATAATATTATCGGCAGGCAGATATTCAACACATGGCATACGATGCACCGCCTCCTCTCCGACGTCTCGAACGGACTGCAGGATGATATTTGGAATATCATATTGCGCGGCGGCAATGGCACGGTCATACCTCTTTCCGCGTTTACCCCTGAACTTTTAGAGCAAAAAATGGCTGAACATCCGAAGTTGATATTTGATATGCAGAAGTAG
- the rplU gene encoding 50S ribosomal protein L21, whose amino-acid sequence MDTQIAVIKTGGKQYLVKEGTVLRVEKLEAKEGAEIIFGEVLLVAQETGGEVKVGTPYVANAAVEATVVKQGRARKVTIIKFKPKTRYYKKQGHRQMFTEIKITKIRG is encoded by the coding sequence ATGGATACTCAAATAGCGGTCATTAAGACAGGCGGGAAGCAGTACCTTGTGAAAGAAGGTACAGTTTTGCGCGTGGAAAAGCTCGAAGCGAAAGAGGGTGCTGAAATAATCTTTGGGGAAGTATTGCTGGTTGCGCAGGAGACTGGCGGCGAGGTGAAGGTCGGCACGCCATATGTCGCTAATGCCGCGGTGGAGGCAACCGTAGTAAAGCAGGGACGCGCAAGGAAAGTGACCATTATCAAATTCAAGCCCAAGACCCGCTATTACAAAAAGCAGGGCCATCGGCAGATGTTCACGGAAATTAAAATTACTAAGATACGTGGCTAG
- a CDS encoding MraY family glycosyltransferase, with the protein MALAALCTPLVLRFARAKGAVDLPNQERKRHPSPTPLWGGLALWLALVGVGFIAWRLGLLNDARIGNTQLLGIVLASLLLVGGGMWDDAKGLKPWRQFLFPITAVVVSLAAGIGVQYVTNPFVAGTGPYGRALLYISPWFGSAIAGIWLLGMTYTTKLLDGLDGLVAGIGAIGAFILFMVSLYWDVPLSGTSYLALMVAGACLGFLAFNIHPASIFLGEGGSTLIGYLLGVLAIISGAKIATALLIMGIPILDVAWVVVRRIFLERTSFASADLKHLHFRLLDAGLTHRQAVFVLWGFTAFFGTSSLFLQSQQKVMALLVLGIVMVLLAIVVVVRYKKRT; encoded by the coding sequence ATGGCGCTCGCAGCACTATGCACGCCGCTGGTGCTTAGGTTTGCGCGCGCAAAAGGCGCCGTAGACCTTCCTAACCAGGAGCGTAAACGCCATCCGTCTCCTACTCCTCTTTGGGGAGGATTAGCATTATGGCTTGCATTGGTGGGGGTAGGTTTTATCGCGTGGCGTTTGGGGTTACTCAATGATGCGAGGATTGGCAATACGCAATTGTTAGGCATTGTTCTTGCGTCCCTCTTGCTGGTCGGCGGCGGCATGTGGGACGACGCGAAAGGATTAAAGCCGTGGCGGCAATTTTTATTTCCCATAACCGCAGTAGTAGTGTCCCTTGCGGCGGGGATAGGCGTCCAGTATGTCACTAATCCATTTGTCGCAGGCACTGGCCCTTATGGGCGCGCGCTCCTGTATATTTCTCCCTGGTTCGGGTCTGCCATCGCAGGGATTTGGCTTCTCGGCATGACGTATACCACAAAGCTGTTGGACGGACTCGATGGGCTCGTGGCGGGGATTGGCGCGATCGGCGCATTTATCCTTTTTATGGTTTCCCTCTATTGGGATGTGCCGCTTTCGGGCACCTCTTATTTAGCGCTCATGGTGGCAGGCGCGTGCCTTGGATTCCTTGCCTTTAATATTCATCCGGCTTCTATTTTTTTAGGTGAAGGCGGATCAACGCTCATCGGATACCTCTTAGGCGTGCTTGCCATAATTTCCGGCGCGAAAATAGCCACCGCGCTTCTTATCATGGGGATCCCCATTCTGGATGTGGCGTGGGTGGTCGTGAGGAGGATTTTTTTGGAGCGGACTTCTTTTGCATCTGCGGATCTCAAGCATCTTCATTTCAGGCTTCTGGATGCGGGATTGACCCACCGGCAGGCGGTGTTTGTGCTCTGGGGTTTCACCGCATTTTTCGGCACTTCATCATTATTTTTACAAAGCCAGCAAAAGGTGATGGCGCTTCTTGTGCTGGGGATTGTTATGGTGCTGCTGGCGATTGTGGTAGTAGTGAGGTATAAGAAACGAACATGA
- the recR gene encoding recombination mediator RecR yields the protein MQYPSPIQNLINAFKSLPGVGPRTAERYAFALFHKPEEERQSIAAAIQNASRVKQCTQCNNFSENTRCHICADMRRNQRTICVVAEVQDLAAMERAGEFRGVYHVLGGLLSPLEGTSPKELKIEQLLVRIKQLNNPPAPDSAAILEIILAFDQTPEGESTAIYLAKELKTTGAKITRLARGLPTGSDLSYADEMTLTNALLGRREM from the coding sequence GTGCAATACCCCTCACCTATTCAAAACCTCATCAATGCATTCAAATCCCTTCCCGGCGTCGGCCCCCGTACCGCAGAACGCTATGCTTTCGCGCTGTTCCATAAGCCTGAAGAAGAGCGGCAATCCATCGCGGCAGCCATACAAAACGCTTCCCGGGTAAAACAATGCACGCAATGCAATAATTTTAGCGAGAATACCCGCTGCCACATTTGCGCAGATATGCGCAGGAATCAACGCACTATCTGCGTCGTGGCTGAAGTACAGGATCTTGCGGCCATGGAAAGGGCAGGTGAATTCCGCGGCGTGTATCATGTGCTCGGGGGATTGCTGTCTCCTCTTGAAGGCACGTCACCTAAGGAGTTAAAAATTGAACAGTTGCTGGTAAGAATAAAGCAGCTAAATAATCCCCCCGCGCCTGACAGCGCAGCCATACTTGAAATCATCCTAGCCTTTGACCAGACGCCGGAGGGAGAATCAACCGCCATCTACCTCGCGAAAGAGCTCAAAACCACCGGCGCAAAGATCACCCGCTTGGCCCGTGGCCTTCCCACAGGATCAGACCTCTCCTACGCGGACGAAATGACGCTCACGAACGCGCTATTGGGGAGAAGAGAAATGTAA
- the dnaB gene encoding replicative DNA helicase, protein MPISPDRLPPQNLEAEQSVLGSLLIDKEAITKIADFLHPEDFYRDLHGLIFETMLELYERKEPIDLLSLSGRLEEKKKLEMVGGRGFLAGLANVVPTASHVVHYGQIVQKKAILRRLIHAAAEVGELGFNESEDVDVVLDKAEQRLFNVSQHSRRQNFVPVKQLLTEAFDRIDELHRESGKLRGFRTGFKELDHKLAGLQRSNLIIVAARPSMGKTSLTIDIARHIATQEHVPVGIFSLEMSKEELVDRMLCAEANVDLWKLRTGRLSDRETPQGESDFTAIGRAMGTLAEAPIYIDDSAILNVMEIRTKARRLHAETGLGFIVVDYLQLMESGSNLESRVQEVAQITRGLKALARELNVPVLAVSQLSRQAENRPGSIPRLADLRESGSIEQDADVVMIIFREEMYKPDTPRKHIAEIHIAKHRNGPTGIVELYFDAEKTSFKNLEKTMPITNMPPPPSVSNPSF, encoded by the coding sequence ATGCCCATCTCCCCCGACCGCCTTCCTCCCCAAAATCTTGAAGCAGAGCAATCGGTGCTGGGAAGCCTGCTTATTGATAAAGAGGCAATTACGAAAATTGCCGATTTTTTGCATCCGGAAGATTTCTACCGCGACCTGCACGGGCTCATTTTTGAAACAATGCTTGAGCTCTATGAGCGCAAAGAGCCCATCGACTTGCTCTCGCTTTCCGGACGGCTTGAAGAGAAAAAGAAACTGGAAATGGTGGGCGGGAGAGGATTTTTGGCAGGCCTTGCCAATGTGGTGCCCACGGCAAGCCACGTGGTGCACTACGGGCAGATCGTGCAGAAGAAGGCGATATTGAGGAGGCTTATTCATGCCGCCGCAGAAGTGGGTGAACTGGGATTCAATGAATCGGAAGACGTGGACGTGGTGCTCGATAAGGCGGAACAGCGGCTCTTCAATGTCTCGCAGCACAGCAGACGCCAAAATTTCGTCCCCGTCAAGCAGTTGCTTACCGAGGCATTTGATCGCATCGATGAGCTGCACCGCGAGTCAGGGAAACTGCGGGGCTTTAGGACAGGCTTCAAAGAACTCGACCACAAGCTCGCGGGGCTCCAGCGCTCAAACCTCATCATTGTCGCGGCGCGGCCCAGCATGGGAAAAACGTCGCTCACCATAGACATCGCGCGCCATATCGCCACGCAGGAACATGTGCCCGTGGGTATATTTTCCCTTGAAATGTCAAAAGAGGAACTGGTGGACAGGATGCTCTGCGCAGAAGCGAACGTGGACCTCTGGAAACTCCGCACCGGCAGGCTTTCGGACCGCGAAACGCCCCAAGGGGAAAGCGACTTTACCGCGATCGGCCGCGCCATGGGCACCCTCGCGGAGGCGCCTATTTATATTGATGATTCCGCGATACTCAACGTCATGGAAATCCGCACCAAAGCGCGGCGCTTGCATGCGGAAACCGGATTGGGATTCATCGTGGTAGATTACCTCCAGCTTATGGAAAGCGGCAGCAATCTGGAGAGCAGGGTCCAGGAAGTCGCGCAAATCACGCGGGGCTTAAAAGCGCTCGCCCGCGAACTCAATGTTCCGGTACTCGCCGTGTCGCAGCTTTCGCGGCAGGCGGAAAACCGCCCCGGCTCCATTCCGCGCCTTGCCGACCTCCGGGAATCAGGATCCATAGAACAGGACGCGGACGTGGTGATGATTATTTTCCGCGAAGAAATGTACAAGCCTGATACGCCGCGCAAGCACATCGCGGAAATCCATATCGCCAAACACCGCAACGGCCCAACCGGTATTGTAGAACTCTACTTCGACGCGGAAAAAACCTCGTTTAAAAATCTGGAAAAGACAATGCCCATCACTAACATGCCACCTCCTCCTTCTGTTAGCAATCCATCATTTTAG
- a CDS encoding glycine C-acetyltransferase — protein sequence MFSSLQPIITKVLEEIRSSGLYKSQRVLESRQGAVVRTQGKEVINFCANNYLGLAGSDILVDEAKKALDRYGYGLSSVRFICGTQTVHKDLERETAAFLKKESALAFGSCWDANEGLFAAMLNEEDAVISDALNHASIIDGLRLCKAERHVYAHLDLHGLEEKLKATQGKRVRCIVTDGVFSMEGEIAPLPQICDLAEKYNAVVVVDDSHATGFMGDTGRGTHEYHRVEDRVDVITTTFGKALGGATGGCIAGPSALIELLEQRVRTSLFTNALPPVVAGTTIAVLQHLKGHPELRERLWDNTKHFRAKMAEAGFTLPASVHPIVPVIVGEGKVALGVAEDMLSEGIYVIGFSYPVVPMGRARIRVQISAAHTTTQIDTLVSAFVKLGKKYGIVK from the coding sequence ATGTTCTCTTCGCTACAGCCAATTATTACGAAAGTCCTTGAAGAAATAAGGAGTTCAGGTCTCTATAAATCCCAGCGCGTGCTTGAGAGCAGACAAGGCGCGGTGGTGAGGACGCAGGGGAAAGAGGTGATTAATTTTTGCGCGAATAATTATCTAGGGCTTGCAGGCAGCGATATTTTGGTTGATGAGGCAAAAAAGGCGCTTGACCGGTATGGGTATGGTTTGTCATCGGTGCGGTTCATTTGCGGCACGCAGACAGTGCACAAGGACCTTGAGCGCGAGACGGCCGCGTTTTTGAAGAAAGAATCTGCATTGGCGTTCGGCTCTTGCTGGGATGCCAATGAAGGCCTTTTTGCCGCGATGCTGAATGAAGAAGACGCAGTGATAAGCGATGCCCTGAATCATGCGAGCATTATTGACGGGTTAAGGCTGTGCAAAGCAGAACGGCACGTATACGCGCATTTGGATTTACATGGTCTTGAGGAGAAACTGAAAGCGACCCAAGGCAAACGCGTGCGGTGTATCGTGACGGACGGAGTATTCAGCATGGAAGGGGAGATCGCGCCCTTGCCGCAGATATGCGATTTGGCGGAGAAATATAATGCCGTGGTGGTTGTGGATGATTCGCATGCCACGGGTTTCATGGGAGATACGGGGCGCGGCACGCATGAATACCACCGCGTGGAGGATCGGGTGGACGTGATCACTACCACGTTTGGCAAAGCTTTGGGCGGCGCAACCGGCGGCTGTATCGCAGGACCCTCGGCATTAATTGAGCTGCTTGAACAGCGCGTGCGCACCAGTTTGTTTACCAATGCATTGCCCCCTGTCGTGGCAGGCACGACGATTGCGGTATTGCAGCACCTTAAGGGTCATCCGGAGTTGCGAGAACGCTTGTGGGATAATACGAAGCATTTCCGTGCGAAGATGGCTGAGGCAGGTTTCACGCTCCCCGCATCGGTCCATCCCATCGTGCCCGTGATTGTCGGCGAGGGGAAAGTGGCGTTAGGGGTAGCAGAAGACATGCTCTCGGAAGGGATTTATGTGATTGGATTCAGTTATCCGGTGGTGCCTATGGGGCGCGCGCGCATTCGCGTGCAAATTTCAGCCGCGCACACCACCACGCAAATCGATACCCTTGTGTCTGCATTTGTGAAATTGGGGAAGAAGTATGGGATTGTAAAATAA
- the map gene encoding type I methionyl aminopeptidase, which translates to MTVKIIPKSEDEIEKMRKGGKILARVLAEVAKQVAPGVVIKELDRSAEKMIREAGAIPAFLGYKGFPSTLCASVNEEVVHGNGRRIRALLEGDIVGLDLGLWYEDLCVDAALTVPVGKVTPIATRLINAAQEAFKCGVSMVRAGVKVGEIGTAIEEYVVAQGFGVVRDLVGHGVGRALHEPPEVPNFKSPFVGDVLPAGATIAIEPMITAGDWRVKTLDDGWTVVTQDGDLSAHYEHTIVITENGCEILTEP; encoded by the coding sequence ATGACTGTAAAGATTATTCCCAAGTCAGAAGATGAGATAGAGAAAATGCGCAAAGGGGGCAAGATTCTTGCGCGGGTGTTAGCTGAGGTGGCAAAGCAAGTAGCGCCGGGAGTAGTAATAAAGGAACTGGATCGGAGTGCGGAAAAAATGATTCGTGAGGCAGGGGCAATCCCGGCCTTTTTGGGTTATAAAGGGTTCCCTTCCACATTGTGCGCATCGGTGAATGAGGAAGTGGTGCATGGAAACGGGAGGCGCATCCGCGCGCTCCTAGAAGGGGATATTGTAGGGCTTGATCTTGGTCTGTGGTATGAGGATTTATGCGTGGATGCGGCGTTGACCGTTCCTGTGGGGAAAGTGACCCCTATAGCCACAAGGCTGATCAATGCGGCTCAGGAAGCGTTTAAATGCGGCGTGAGTATGGTTAGGGCAGGCGTGAAGGTAGGGGAAATCGGCACGGCGATAGAGGAATATGTGGTGGCGCAGGGATTTGGCGTGGTGCGCGATCTTGTGGGGCATGGGGTGGGGCGCGCGCTGCACGAGCCACCCGAGGTACCAAATTTTAAATCACCTTTTGTGGGCGATGTGCTGCCTGCGGGTGCAACAATCGCGATTGAACCCATGATCACGGCGGGCGACTGGCGCGTGAAGACACTGGACGACGGCTGGACCGTGGTCACGCAGGACGGAGATTTAAGCGCGCATTACGAACATACCATCGTTATTACTGAAAATGGATGTGAGATATTAACTGAGCCATAA
- the rplO gene encoding 50S ribosomal protein L15 codes for MSDISLHTLSPYRGSRKSRLRVGRGGKRGTTSGRGTKGQRARSGGRNKLAYKGMRHLLLQTPQLRGHANKHKEKYICVNIGKLDALFDNGARIDAKTLISRGVIRHAGRGLKILSDGELTKKFEISAHKFSAAAKEKIEKAGGKAVVIDKSQFPNPNVK; via the coding sequence ATGTCCGACATTTCACTCCATACCCTTTCGCCGTATCGCGGTTCGCGCAAAAGCCGTCTGCGCGTGGGACGCGGAGGCAAACGCGGCACCACCTCAGGCCGCGGCACCAAGGGGCAGCGCGCGCGCAGCGGCGGGAGGAATAAACTCGCTTACAAAGGCATGCGGCATCTGCTCCTGCAGACACCGCAGTTGAGAGGGCACGCAAATAAGCATAAGGAGAAATATATCTGCGTCAATATTGGCAAGCTCGATGCGTTGTTTGACAATGGCGCGCGCATTGATGCCAAGACGCTCATCAGCCGCGGCGTGATCCGCCATGCAGGGAGAGGGCTGAAGATATTAAGCGATGGGGAATTAACGAAAAAATTTGAAATTTCAGCTCACAAATTTTCTGCTGCTGCGAAAGAAAAAATCGAAAAGGCGGGAGGAAAGGCGGTCGTTATTGATAAATCCCAATTTCCAAATCCCAATGTCAAATAA